Proteins encoded in a region of the Neodiprion virginianus isolate iyNeoVirg1 chromosome 2, iyNeoVirg1.1, whole genome shotgun sequence genome:
- the LOC124298596 gene encoding uncharacterized protein LOC124298596, whose amino-acid sequence MEKQALEPLMDLAQHINKEKDVQSDSLPCTKNTVSKPRLQVSFTETKEAGDNNTKKEELTTRLENAMSRLQQCQQHIDANWNLDYSVLDIEEGISDEGVQLPEQVEAHIKDIIKSAEEYLAKLDEQLNDLRNADDQIINSSERTLKNIDETYQLILDNLCKEIKKRRDLVKLETEVLKCEGLAPLRACKQEVDAQIRSTRHLIVLTDTMLTNPVTFNRDRLGKIITATSHMGRIPAVPMLEELPYVTFSPPSEEAKKEILDRISCLGCVLRMGPAQFTEVLDRPAGLRLKWHIVDPEYASEEQTFIVQKALGEIIEPTSPAFETVYVGPDTSCFIREIPVDQPITLRVGIQMPDTAWSIHRITRTSIPAYSWDMNNADYLVTNSGRIATKITRNLSTLLSRSAQFGTDHIIEFKFLETASGSNDEGIGLVLEPDGVNESLKRSRALLITPNGNIFIDGEEKLMQLPKMQLGTRIIFTSEKKDDDTLRMTIECANKAVTYDWTIQTPLHFAARFLEHNKWNFMIK is encoded by the exons ATGGAGAAGCAAGCATTGGAACCACTGATGGATTTGGCACAACATATCAACAAGGAAAAAGATGTCCAGAGTGACAGTTTACCGTGTACAAAAAATACAGTGTCCAAGCCGAGGCTCCAAGTCAGTTTCACTGAAACAAAGGAGGCTGGAGACAATAATACGAAAAAAGAAGAGCTTACGACGAGATTAGAAAATGCAATGAGCAGATTACAACAGTGTCAACAGCATATTGATGCAAACTGGAATCTCGACTACTCTGTGCTTGATATTGAGGAGGGCATTAGTGACGAAGGAGTCCAGCTGCCAGAACAAGTAGAAGCACACATTAAGGATATCATCAAATCCGCTGAAGAGTATTTAGCCAAATTAGATGAACAGTTGAATGACCTCAGAAATGCAGACGACCAG ATAATAAACAGCAGTGAACGAACATTGAAGAACATTGATGAAACATATCAGCTTATATTGGACAACTTGTGTAAGGAGATCAAGAAGAGACGAGATTTAGTGAAATTGGAAACCGAGGTGCTTAAATGCGAAGGCCTTGCTCCCTTGAGAGCCTGCAAACAAGAAGTAGACGCTCAAATTCGCAGCACTCGACATCTCATAGTGTTAACAGATACTATGCTCACAAATCCTGTTACCTTCAACAGAGACAGACTTGGAAAGATTATCACCGCCACGAGCCACATGGGGAG GATACCAGCAGTTCCGATGCTCGAGGAGCTACCCTACGTGACTTTCAGTCCACCTAGTGAGGAAGCAAAGAAAGAAATTCTAGATCGAATATCGTGCTTGGGCTGTGTGTTGCGAATGGGTCCTGCACAGTTTACAGAAGTACTTGATCGACCAGCAGGTCTACGGCTAAAGTGGCACATTGTAGATCCTGAGTATGCTTCCGAGGAGCAAACATTCATAGTGCAAAAAGCACTAGGAGAAATTATCGAGCCGACTTCACCTGCTTTTGAAACTGTTTACGTAGGCCCTGACACGTCATGTTTCATCAGAGAAATACCCGTCGATCAACCAATCACCCTAAGGGTGGGAATCCAAATGCCCGACACTGCTTGGAGCATTCATCGAATTACCCGAACTTCAATACCAGCCTACT CTTGGGACATGAACAATGCGGACTATCTTGTTACAAACAGTGGCCGAATTGCTACCAAGATTACACGGAATCTTAGTACACTGTTATCTCGGAGTGCACAGTTCGGCACGGACCACATCATAGAGTTCAAA TTCTTAGAGACAGCTTCAGGGAGCAATGATGAAGGAATTGGACTAGTACTAGAACCTGATGGTGTGAACGAAAGCTTGAAGAGGAGCAGAGCACTTTTGATAACGCCAAATGGTAACATATTCATAGACGGAGAAGAGAAGCTGATGCAATTGCCCAAAATGCAATTGGGCACAAGGATAATATTCACGAGTGAGAAAAAGGATGACGATACGCTCAGG